The following are from one region of the Balaenoptera acutorostrata chromosome 18, mBalAcu1.1, whole genome shotgun sequence genome:
- the MZT1 gene encoding mitotic-spindle organizing protein 1, whose product MASSSGVGAAAANLNAVRETMDVLLEISRILNTGLDMETLSICVRLCEQGINPEALSSVIKELRKAAEALKAAENMTS is encoded by the exons ATGGCGAGTAGCAGCGGCgtcggggcggcggcggcgaatCTGAATGCGGTGAGGGAGACCATGGACG TTCTGCTTGAGATTTCAAGAATTTTGAATACTGGATTAGATATGGAAACTCTGTCTATATGTGTACGGCTCTGTGAACAAGGAATTAACCCAGAAGCTTTATCATCAGTTATTAAGGAACTTCGCAAGGCCGCTGAAGCATTAAAG GCTGCTGAAAATATGACAAGCTGA